One region of Microbacterium rhizosphaerae genomic DNA includes:
- a CDS encoding phosphoribosyl-ATP diphosphatase — protein MKTFDSLFAELAATAAERPAGSGTVARLDAGVHAIGKKIVEEAAEVWMAAEYESKDAAAEEISQLLYHLQVMMLAKGLQLEDVYRHL, from the coding sequence GTGAAGACGTTCGACTCGCTGTTCGCCGAGCTCGCCGCGACCGCGGCCGAACGGCCCGCCGGCTCCGGCACGGTCGCCCGCCTCGACGCGGGTGTGCACGCGATCGGCAAGAAGATCGTCGAGGAGGCCGCCGAGGTCTGGATGGCGGCCGAGTACGAGTCGAAGGATGCGGCGGCCGAGGAGATCTCGCAGCTGCTGTACCACCTGCAGGTGATGATGCTCGCAAAGGGCCTGCAGCTGGAGGACGTCTACCGACATCTGTGA